One segment of Scyliorhinus torazame isolate Kashiwa2021f chromosome 14, sScyTor2.1, whole genome shotgun sequence DNA contains the following:
- the LOC140389121 gene encoding zinc-binding protein A33-like: protein MASPDLTQELTCPICLEIFTQPVTLECGHHFCSSCISQSWQKVPGDVSCPQCRQVFTQSNVRPALTLINIVEKFRELKVKVTQPQEEFYCQEHEEKLKLFCEDEHKAICVVCGMSRAHKTHSVIPIKEAAQIYKNKLETSLETLQKQMDLSLHSKREREDGILHMKAEVDRLRNEINSEFEKMHKFLFEKEELLKAELERKSNKVFEEMEQNLNKTMAEMSSLEGAIRDLKSRLGVQEAPEFLKDIQDLLMRSQMVFHKPGTVSTQLPADIAGEPVKYIKVWREMRAVISPVPAPLTLDPETANNRLIISQDLTSVKFGNEKQARPDHLGRFNKHLYVLSSQSFTSGRHYWEVGLGHKPYWVVGVCSESVNRKGKIIPSTENGFGVIARYPDCKSLKIPDVISQLKVKPRKLGIYLDYEGGQVSFYDAEDMSHLYTFTDTFTEKLYPIFSPCNHPDPLTLLTG from the exons ATGGCGTCTCCAGATCTCACACAGGAACTAACCTGTCCCATCTGTCTGGAGATATTCACCCAGCCGGTGACTCTGGAATGTGGACATCATTTCTGCAGCTCCTGCATCTCTCAGAGTTGGCAGAAGGTCCCGGGCGATGTTTCCTGCCCCCAGTGTCGACAGGTCTTCACCCAGAGCAACGTCAGGCCTGCTCTGACCCTGATTAACATCGTGGAGAAGTTCAGAGAGCTGAAGGTGAAGGTGACACAGCCACAGGAGGAGTTTTACTGTCAGGAACACGAAGAGAAGCTGAAACTCTTCTGTGAAGATGAACACAAAGCGATCTGTGTGGTGTGTGGGATGTCCAGAGCTCATAAGacgcacagtgtgatcccaataAAGGAGGCAGCCCAGATATACAAG AACAAGTTAGAAACATCATTGGAAACTCTGCAGAAGCAAATGGACCTCAGTCTCCACAGTAAAAGAGAACGAGAGGATGGGATTTTACACATGAAG GCTGAAGTTGACAGACTGAGAAATgaaatcaacagtgaatttgaaaAGATGCACAAGTTCCTGTTTGAGAAGGAGGAGCTGCTGAAAGCAGAGTTGGAGAGAAAAAGCAATAAAGTGTTCGAGGAAATGGAGCAGAATTTAAACAAAACCATGGCTGAAATGTCTTCTCTTGAAGGAGCAATAAGAGATCTAAAATCGAGGCTGGGGGTACAAGAGGCCCCAGAGTTCCTCAAG GATATTCAGGACCTGTTGATGAG GAGTCAGATGGTGTTTCACAAGCCTGGAACTGTCTCCACTCAGTTACCTGCGGATATCGCTGGTGAACCAGTCAAATACATCAAAGTGTGGAGGGAAATGAGGGCAGTGATTTCTCCAG TTCCAGCACCTCTCACCCTGGACCCGGAGACGGCAAACAACCGACTCATCATTTCCCAGGATCTGACTAGTGTGAAGTTCGGAAATGAGAAGCAAGCTCGACCTGATCATCTGGGAAGATTTAATAAACACTTGTATGTTTTGAGCTCCCAGAGTTTCACATCAGGGAGACACTACTGGGAGGTGGGTCTTGGACACAAGCCTTACTGGGTTGTGGGTGTCTGCAGCGAGTCTGTCAACAGGAAAGGAAAGATCATTCCTTCAACTGAGAATGGATTCGGGGTCATCGCCCGGTATCCTGACTGCAAATCATTGAAAATCCCGGATGTCATCTCCCAGCTGAAAGTGAAACCCCGGAAGTTGGGAATTTACCTGGATTATGAGGGAGGACAGGTGTCATTTTACGATGCTGAGGACATGTCTCACCTGTACACCTTCACTGACACATTCACCGAGAAACTCTACCCCATCTTTAGTCCTTGTAATCACCCTGACCCACTCACACTGCTCACTGGCTAA